The Chthoniobacterales bacterium genome includes a window with the following:
- the htpG gene encoding molecular chaperone HtpG gives MSTTATPERHEFQAEISQLLDIVIHSLYTDKEIFVRELISNAADAIEKLKFLQTSGKSVFQPDLETKISIATDDTAHTIAFTDTGLGMTHDELIENLGTIAHSGSKAFLKQLTENKGDTSLIGQFGVGFYAAFMVADKVSVYSRSYETEGDNAQGWCWTSDGKGGYDLEPADDLPRGTKIVVHLKEDEKQFATKYTIESVIKRYSNFVSAPIELNGDKVNTVKAIWSRSKSEITDEEYKEFFHFISHESTDPLYRLHFNADAPISIQSLLFVPERNMEKITMTRAESDVSLYSKRVLITPKAKSLFPEWLRFLKGVVDSEDLPLNISRETMQDSSLMQKLNKVITGRFLKFLGEEATNDPEKYAKFFAEFGNCIKEGAVNDYAHREPLSKLLRFESSFTQKGKVTSLADYVSRMKDGQTEIYYVLAPNRENAETSPYYEGLKAKGYECLFLADPWDEFVMDHLRNFDGKDLKPAEKAQIEVEPDSTADALSADAATGLATFFQETLGADRVNEVRVSKRLADSPAVALESDKMLTSSMRRMMKQMNPGGMDMPDGKPDFEINPRHPVIVRLEAMRAKDADLAAKVAEQIFDSSLAAAGMLEDPRAMLKRMNDLMEKLLA, from the coding sequence ATGTCCACCACAGCCACACCCGAACGCCACGAATTCCAAGCCGAGATCTCCCAGCTCCTCGACATCGTCATTCACTCCCTCTACACCGACAAAGAAATCTTCGTCCGCGAACTCATTTCCAACGCCGCCGACGCCATCGAGAAGCTCAAATTCCTCCAGACTTCCGGCAAATCCGTCTTCCAACCCGATCTGGAAACCAAAATCTCCATCGCCACCGACGACACCGCGCACACCATCGCCTTCACCGACACCGGCCTCGGCATGACCCACGATGAACTCATCGAAAACCTCGGCACCATCGCGCATTCGGGTTCCAAGGCATTCTTAAAACAACTCACCGAAAACAAAGGCGACACCAGCCTCATCGGACAGTTTGGCGTCGGCTTCTACGCCGCCTTCATGGTCGCCGACAAAGTCTCCGTTTACTCCCGCTCCTACGAAACCGAAGGCGACAACGCCCAGGGCTGGTGCTGGACCTCCGACGGCAAAGGCGGCTACGACCTCGAACCTGCCGACGACCTCCCGCGCGGCACCAAAATCGTCGTCCACCTCAAAGAAGACGAAAAACAATTCGCCACCAAATACACCATCGAGAGCGTCATCAAACGCTACTCCAACTTCGTCAGCGCCCCGATCGAACTCAACGGCGACAAAGTCAACACCGTCAAAGCCATCTGGAGCCGTAGCAAAAGCGAAATCACCGACGAGGAATACAAGGAATTTTTCCACTTCATCTCGCACGAATCCACCGACCCGCTTTACCGGCTCCACTTCAACGCCGACGCCCCGATTTCGATCCAGTCGCTCCTCTTCGTCCCCGAGCGCAACATGGAAAAAATCACCATGACCCGCGCCGAGTCCGACGTCAGCCTTTACTCGAAGCGCGTCCTCATCACGCCCAAAGCCAAGTCCCTTTTCCCCGAATGGCTGCGCTTCCTGAAAGGCGTCGTCGATAGCGAAGACCTCCCGCTCAACATCTCCCGCGAGACCATGCAGGACTCGTCGTTGATGCAAAAACTCAACAAAGTCATCACCGGACGGTTCCTTAAATTCCTCGGCGAAGAAGCCACCAACGACCCCGAAAAATACGCCAAATTTTTTGCCGAATTTGGCAACTGCATCAAGGAAGGCGCCGTCAACGACTACGCCCACCGCGAGCCACTCTCCAAGCTCCTCCGCTTCGAAAGCAGCTTCACCCAAAAGGGGAAAGTCACCTCCCTCGCCGACTACGTCAGCCGCATGAAAGACGGCCAGACCGAGATCTACTACGTCCTCGCCCCGAACCGCGAAAACGCCGAGACCAGCCCCTACTACGAGGGCCTCAAGGCCAAGGGCTACGAATGCCTCTTCCTCGCCGACCCCTGGGACGAATTCGTCATGGACCACCTCCGCAACTTCGACGGCAAAGACCTCAAACCCGCCGAGAAAGCCCAGATCGAAGTGGAACCCGACTCCACCGCCGACGCCCTTAGCGCCGACGCCGCCACCGGCCTCGCCACCTTCTTCCAGGAAACCCTCGGAGCCGACCGCGTCAACGAAGTCCGCGTCTCCAAACGCCTCGCCGACAGCCCCGCCGTCGCCCTCGAAAGCGACAAAATGCTCACCAGCTCCATGCGCCGCATGATGAAACAAATGAACCCCGGTGGCATGGACATGCCCGACGGCAAACCCGACTTCGAGATCAACCCGCGCCACCCCGTCATCGTCCGCCTCGAAGCCATGCGCGCCAAAGACGCCGACCTCGCCGCCAAAGTCGCCGAGCAAATCTTCGACAGCTCCCTGGCCGCCGCCGGCATGTTGGAAGACCCCAGAGCCATGCTAAAACGCATGAACGACCTCATGGAAAAACTCCTCGCCTAA
- a CDS encoding Nif3-like dinuclear metal center hexameric protein → MQLDSLVHHLDAELRTGEIADWSGALNGLQLENDGSVNRIGAAVDATLPVIEKAIGMGVDCLLVHHGLFWAGAQPVRGALYRKFKAAMDANLAIYSSHLPLDLHPTLGNNIQLATRLGLTQLAPFFPEKGQLIGIRGVCEMHRDELIVLLEETLGTRPHLAPGGPAIVREVGIVTGGAGAEIARAAAAGLDTFITGEGPHHSYGMAEELGLNLFYGGHYATETFGVKALARHVAVTFDLPWQFIDHPTGL, encoded by the coding sequence ATGCAACTCGACTCCCTAGTTCACCACCTCGACGCCGAGTTGCGCACCGGCGAAATTGCCGACTGGTCGGGCGCGTTGAATGGATTGCAACTCGAGAACGACGGGAGTGTGAATCGGATTGGCGCGGCGGTGGATGCCACGCTGCCGGTGATCGAAAAAGCCATCGGAATGGGAGTCGATTGCCTGCTGGTGCATCACGGGCTTTTCTGGGCGGGAGCGCAGCCGGTGCGGGGCGCGCTCTACCGGAAATTTAAGGCGGCCATGGACGCGAATCTCGCCATTTACAGCTCCCACCTGCCGCTCGACTTGCATCCGACTCTGGGGAATAACATTCAGCTCGCAACCCGCCTCGGGCTGACTCAGCTCGCGCCATTCTTTCCTGAAAAAGGGCAGCTCATCGGCATTCGCGGCGTCTGCGAGATGCATCGCGACGAACTCATCGTTCTCCTCGAAGAAACGCTTGGAACCCGCCCGCACCTCGCTCCCGGCGGACCCGCCATCGTCCGGGAAGTCGGGATTGTGACCGGCGGCGCGGGAGCCGAAATCGCCCGCGCGGCTGCCGCCGGACTCGACACGTTTATCACCGGAGAGGGGCCGCATCACAGTTACGGGATGGCCGAAGAGCTGGGTCTGAATCTTTTCTACGGCGGTCATTATGCGACCGAGACCTTTGGCGTGAAGGCGCTCGCCCGGCATGTCGCGGTGACCTTCGATCTCCCGTGGCAATTCATCGATCACCCGACCGGCCTGTGA
- a CDS encoding DNA-3-methyladenine glycosylase, which produces MKFPADSAPLPRAFFQRDPLVCAREMIGCELVWDECRGRIVETEAYAEFGDEACHTFARQSARKFIAEQPPGAAYVYQNYGIHWLLNVLIKGGQGNGFVLIRAIEPTQGIEKMRERRKLEPVRQLCSGPGKLTVAFGIGRAEHGFDLCSDPSHAFYSSQSAMEVESDVRVGITKAAHFPWRFVERGSPFLSVKVKSGITP; this is translated from the coding sequence ATGAAGTTCCCAGCCGATAGCGCGCCGTTGCCGCGGGCGTTTTTTCAGCGCGATCCGCTGGTCTGCGCACGCGAAATGATCGGCTGCGAACTGGTCTGGGACGAGTGCCGCGGCCGAATCGTCGAGACGGAGGCGTATGCGGAATTTGGCGACGAGGCGTGCCACACGTTTGCGCGTCAGTCGGCGCGGAAATTCATCGCGGAGCAACCACCGGGAGCGGCTTACGTTTACCAAAATTACGGCATTCACTGGCTGCTGAATGTTCTCATCAAAGGCGGGCAGGGGAATGGCTTCGTGCTCATCCGCGCGATCGAGCCGACGCAGGGAATCGAGAAAATGCGCGAGCGCCGCAAGCTGGAGCCGGTGCGCCAGCTTTGCTCCGGGCCGGGAAAACTGACGGTCGCCTTCGGGATCGGGCGCGCCGAGCACGGGTTCGATCTTTGCAGTGATCCGAGTCACGCCTTTTACTCGTCGCAGAGTGCGATGGAAGTCGAATCAGACGTTCGAGTCGGCATCACGAAGGCTGCGCATTTCCCCTGGCGCTTTGTCGAGCGCGGCTCGCCGTTTCTGAGTGTGAAGGTGAAGTCCGGCATCACCCCATAA
- the hpt gene encoding hypoxanthine phosphoribosyltransferase, with amino-acid sequence MQEDLSKVLLHTSTIFARLDEMAATLTEEYAGRELTVLCLMSGAFMFGADLLRRIPLPLRIICLSVSSYHGGTSTSGQVTFQAAMPDLEGRHVLIIDDILDTGLTLSCLREKIFRETHTLSTKICVLLRKNTGADRPIEADYVGFDIPNEFVVGYGLDFQEKYRNLPFIGVLRNEVAGL; translated from the coding sequence ATGCAAGAAGATCTCTCCAAAGTCCTCCTTCACACCTCCACCATTTTCGCGCGGCTCGATGAAATGGCGGCCACCCTCACCGAGGAATACGCCGGGCGCGAGCTCACTGTGCTTTGCCTGATGAGCGGTGCCTTCATGTTCGGCGCCGACCTCCTGCGCCGCATCCCGCTGCCCTTGCGCATTATCTGTCTCAGCGTCTCGTCCTACCACGGCGGCACGTCCACGAGTGGCCAAGTTACCTTCCAGGCCGCCATGCCCGACCTGGAGGGCCGCCATGTTCTCATCATCGACGACATCCTCGACACCGGGCTGACTTTGAGCTGCCTCCGGGAAAAAATCTTCCGCGAAACGCACACCCTCAGCACGAAGATCTGCGTCCTGCTTCGCAAAAACACTGGCGCTGACCGTCCCATCGAGGCGGATTACGTCGGGTTCGACATTCCGAATGAATTCGTCGTCGGCTACGGTCTCGATTTCCAGGAGAAATACCGCAACCTCCCGTTCATCGGCGTCCTCCGAAACGAAGTCGCCGGTCTGTGA
- a CDS encoding MoaD/ThiS family protein, translating to MTIRIQFFSRLREIGGSAVLEREVAPGTTVGAALAELERDLPKLADWQGKLLLAVGVEFAPHDQILQANDLLSVMPPVQGG from the coding sequence GTGACCATTCGAATTCAATTCTTTTCGCGGCTGCGGGAGATTGGCGGTTCAGCCGTGCTCGAACGCGAAGTGGCACCCGGCACCACCGTCGGAGCGGCCTTGGCCGAGTTGGAGCGCGATCTGCCGAAACTGGCCGACTGGCAGGGGAAACTCCTCCTCGCCGTCGGAGTCGAATTTGCCCCGCACGACCAGATTTTGCAGGCAAACGATCTCCTTAGTGTGATGCCACCCGTCCAGGGCGGCTGA
- a CDS encoding sodium:proton antiporter, with amino-acid sequence MIAATLQPHPAMILPFALLLFCIAAMPFVHRHWWESHYPKIAVGLGLITAGYYVFALHHPERMAHVALEYVSFIALIGSLFVVSGGIHIQVKGEATPRVNVLFLAIGGVLASIIGTTGASMLLIRPWIRMNRYRITAFHIVFFIFIVSNVGGGLTPIGDPPLFLGFLKGVPFGWVIEHCWPAWLITMGLLLAVFHVLDRRNFRRAPQTVRDQETAHESWKFDGLHNLLFLGVILGGVFCPTPWREILMIAAALGSYFSTRRHVHRINDFSFLPIQEVAWLFAGIFATMVPALDLLETHAASLGVSQPMQFYWFSGILSGLLDNAPTYLTFLAAAFGLQGLSLDNPAHMETFLATRTHDLIAISLGSVFFGAITYIGNGPNFMVKSIADRAQVETPGFVGYFLKFALPILLPIYFLIGLLFFSRFHLF; translated from the coding sequence ATGATTGCTGCCACACTCCAGCCACATCCGGCGATGATTCTGCCGTTTGCGCTCCTGCTTTTCTGCATCGCCGCCATGCCGTTCGTTCACCGGCATTGGTGGGAAAGTCACTACCCGAAGATCGCGGTCGGTCTTGGACTCATCACGGCTGGCTACTACGTTTTCGCCCTGCATCACCCGGAGCGCATGGCCCATGTGGCGCTGGAATACGTCAGTTTTATCGCGCTCATCGGCAGCCTGTTCGTCGTCTCGGGTGGCATTCATATCCAAGTCAAAGGCGAGGCCACGCCACGGGTAAACGTCCTTTTTCTCGCCATCGGCGGCGTCCTCGCCAGCATCATCGGCACCACCGGCGCGTCCATGCTCCTCATTCGGCCTTGGATTCGGATGAACCGCTATCGCATCACCGCTTTTCACATCGTCTTCTTCATTTTCATCGTCAGCAACGTCGGGGGCGGGCTCACCCCGATTGGCGATCCGCCGCTGTTCCTCGGATTTTTGAAGGGAGTTCCATTCGGATGGGTCATCGAGCATTGCTGGCCCGCCTGGCTGATAACCATGGGACTCCTCCTCGCCGTTTTCCACGTCCTCGACCGGAGAAACTTCCGCCGCGCGCCGCAGACCGTCCGCGACCAGGAAACCGCCCACGAGTCGTGGAAATTCGACGGACTCCATAACCTCCTCTTCCTCGGCGTCATCCTCGGCGGCGTTTTTTGCCCCACGCCCTGGCGCGAAATCCTCATGATCGCCGCCGCGCTCGGTTCGTATTTTTCCACCCGACGACACGTCCATCGCATCAACGATTTCTCCTTTCTCCCGATCCAGGAAGTCGCCTGGCTCTTCGCCGGCATCTTCGCCACGATGGTTCCTGCGCTCGACCTTTTGGAAACCCATGCCGCGTCCCTCGGAGTTAGCCAGCCGATGCAATTCTACTGGTTCAGCGGCATCCTCTCCGGCCTGCTCGACAACGCCCCGACCTACCTAACCTTCCTCGCCGCCGCCTTCGGTTTGCAAGGCCTCAGCCTCGACAACCCCGCCCACATGGAGACGTTTCTGGCCACGCGCACGCACGATCTGATCGCCATCTCACTCGGCTCCGTCTTCTTTGGAGCCATCACCTACATCGGCAACGGCCCCAATTTCATGGTGAAATCCATCGCCGACCGCGCCCAGGTCGAGACGCCCGGATTCGTCGGCTACTTCCTGAAGTTCGCCCTGCCGATCCTGCTCCCGATCTACTTTTTAATCGGCCTGCTTTTTTTCTCACGCTTCCACCTTTTCTGA
- a CDS encoding riboflavin synthase yields the protein MFTGIVEEIAQVQWLRRTAKSTQLLLTSRYGKRVKRGDSVAINGVCLTVTSHRDDQIGFELLEETLSRSNLRDVKPGSHVNVERAMRASSRIDGHLVQGHVDCVGTVASFEQQGADHRLEILFPPDFSHYIAFKGSICVNGVSLTVAEAGESSLVCWIIPFTFENTNLRHLQSGETVNLEFDILAKYVERMLIRREG from the coding sequence ATGTTTACCGGAATCGTCGAAGAAATCGCCCAGGTGCAATGGTTGCGTCGCACCGCCAAGAGCACCCAGCTCCTCCTCACCAGCCGCTACGGCAAACGCGTCAAACGCGGCGACAGCGTCGCCATCAACGGCGTCTGCCTCACCGTCACCTCGCATCGCGACGACCAGATCGGATTCGAACTCCTCGAAGAAACCCTCAGCCGCAGCAACCTGCGCGACGTCAAACCCGGCTCCCACGTCAACGTCGAACGCGCCATGCGGGCCAGCAGCCGCATCGACGGACACCTCGTCCAAGGCCACGTCGATTGCGTCGGCACCGTCGCTTCCTTTGAGCAACAAGGGGCCGATCACCGGCTCGAAATCCTGTTTCCGCCCGACTTCAGCCATTACATCGCCTTCAAGGGAAGTATCTGCGTCAACGGCGTCAGCCTCACCGTCGCCGAAGCGGGTGAATCGAGCCTCGTCTGCTGGATCATCCCCTTCACCTTTGAAAACACCAACCTGCGCCACCTGCAAAGCGGCGAAACGGTGAATCTGGAATTCGACATTCTCGCCAAATACGTTGAGCGCATGTTGATCCGCCGCGAAGGCTGA
- a CDS encoding M20 family metallopeptidase — translation MKMPGSVLDLARELIRIPSVNPAGDPGTDQIGEKAIADYLCGFLREAGADVSLVEILPGRPNVVARFHSNSTAKKPRLAFAPHTDTVGVSGMEVAPFGGEVRDGRLYGRGACDTKGPMAAQLWALWQMRHQLADLSHEIIFLGLMDEEAGQAGSIAAAADDLADFVIVAEPTSMEIVHTHKGSIWLEVATHGLAAHSSRPELGKNAIYDMARVVRCIEERLAPRLADEFHPILGSPTISAGVIRGGQKINVVPDNCQLEVDVRTIPGMENFLAQLTQEIQLVCPTATVTVSKQSPALHTETGHPLIANLMELGSKPVGAPWFCDAAMFAAAGIPSIAMGPGSISQAHTADEWIEVAELERGAEFFARFLQSLQG, via the coding sequence ATGAAAATGCCCGGCTCCGTCCTCGATCTCGCCCGTGAGTTGATCCGCATTCCGAGCGTCAACCCGGCGGGCGATCCGGGCACCGATCAGATCGGGGAAAAGGCCATCGCTGACTACCTTTGCGGCTTCCTCCGTGAGGCTGGGGCCGACGTTTCCCTCGTGGAAATCCTCCCGGGACGGCCCAATGTCGTTGCCCGATTTCACTCCAACTCGACTGCAAAGAAACCACGTCTCGCCTTCGCGCCGCACACGGATACGGTCGGCGTGAGTGGAATGGAAGTCGCCCCTTTTGGCGGCGAGGTGCGCGATGGACGACTCTACGGACGCGGCGCTTGCGACACCAAGGGTCCGATGGCCGCGCAACTTTGGGCGCTCTGGCAGATGCGCCACCAGCTCGCCGATCTCTCGCACGAAATCATTTTCCTCGGCCTGATGGATGAAGAGGCGGGCCAGGCCGGTTCCATCGCAGCGGCAGCGGACGACCTCGCGGATTTTGTGATCGTCGCCGAGCCGACTTCCATGGAAATCGTCCACACCCACAAGGGCAGCATCTGGCTCGAGGTCGCCACGCACGGTCTGGCGGCGCACAGCTCGCGGCCCGAGTTGGGGAAGAATGCGATCTACGACATGGCCCGCGTCGTGCGCTGCATCGAGGAACGCCTCGCGCCCCGGCTCGCAGACGAGTTCCATCCGATTCTCGGCTCTCCGACGATCAGCGCCGGGGTGATTCGCGGCGGACAAAAGATCAACGTCGTGCCCGACAACTGCCAGCTCGAGGTCGATGTGCGGACCATCCCCGGCATGGAAAATTTCCTCGCCCAGCTGACGCAGGAGATCCAACTCGTTTGTCCCACAGCCACGGTGACCGTCAGCAAACAATCCCCTGCCCTGCACACCGAAACCGGCCATCCGCTCATCGCGAATTTAATGGAACTCGGCTCAAAACCCGTCGGTGCCCCGTGGTTTTGTGACGCGGCGATGTTTGCAGCGGCGGGCATCCCGTCGATAGCGATGGGACCCGGCTCGATATCGCAAGCCCACACGGCGGACGAATGGATCGAAGTCGCCGAACTGGAGCGCGGCGCAGAGTTTTTTGCTCGCTTTTTGCAATCACTCCAAGGCTGA
- a CDS encoding GDP-mannose 4,6-dehydratase, translating to MRLLVTGGAGFIGSNLVEHALRRGDTVGVLDNFNDYYSPEVKKANLAGVLDQISLHQVDLGEQAVVKKLVKDGGYDTIVHLAARAGVRPSMQNPELYLDTNIKGTFNMLEAAREAGVKRFIFASSSSVYGASQVVPFSEEQRLSMTLSPYAATKLAGETICSNYAYLYGIRIVCLRFFTVYGPRQRPDLAIHQFTKKIDQGIAIDQFGDGSTQRDYTYIDDIVQGIQGAIDYQGELFDIFNLGESETTTLAQLIAKIEDAVGKKALINYLPEQLGDMPRTFADISKARRLLGYAPKTPIAEGIPKFVAWYRSQQQ from the coding sequence ATGCGACTTCTTGTGACCGGCGGCGCCGGATTTATTGGCTCCAATCTAGTGGAACACGCCTTGCGACGCGGCGACACCGTCGGCGTCCTCGACAATTTCAACGACTACTACTCCCCCGAGGTGAAAAAGGCCAACCTCGCTGGTGTTCTCGACCAAATCAGCCTGCATCAGGTCGATCTCGGCGAACAGGCCGTGGTCAAAAAACTCGTCAAGGACGGCGGTTACGACACCATCGTTCACCTCGCGGCGCGCGCCGGCGTTCGTCCTTCGATGCAGAACCCCGAGCTGTATCTCGACACCAATATCAAGGGCACCTTTAACATGCTCGAAGCTGCTCGCGAGGCTGGGGTGAAACGCTTCATCTTCGCCTCCAGCTCGTCGGTTTACGGCGCGTCGCAAGTCGTCCCCTTTTCGGAGGAACAACGCCTCAGCATGACCCTTTCCCCCTACGCGGCGACCAAATTGGCCGGGGAAACGATCTGCTCGAACTACGCCTACCTCTACGGCATCCGCATCGTTTGCCTGCGTTTCTTCACCGTTTATGGACCGCGCCAGCGTCCCGACCTCGCCATCCATCAATTCACCAAAAAGATCGACCAAGGCATCGCCATTGACCAGTTTGGCGACGGCTCGACCCAACGCGATTATACTTACATCGACGACATCGTGCAGGGCATTCAGGGGGCCATCGACTACCAGGGCGAGCTCTTCGACATCTTCAATCTCGGCGAAAGCGAGACCACGACCCTGGCCCAGCTCATTGCCAAAATCGAAGACGCCGTCGGCAAGAAAGCCCTCATCAATTACCTCCCCGAGCAGCTTGGCGACATGCCGCGCACTTTCGCCGACATCAGCAAAGCCCGGCGCCTCCTCGGTTACGCCCCCAAGACTCCGATTGCCGAGGGCATCCCGAAATTTGTCGCCTGGTATCGCAGCCAGCAGCAATGA
- the trxA gene encoding thioredoxin, with the protein MASANIVTVTDSSFDSDVLKSDSPVLVDFWAEWCGPCKMIAPILDEIASENSAIKIAKIDVDANPATSSKFGVRAIPTLLIFKGGEVVDKIVGLASKKALVDKLAAVA; encoded by the coding sequence ATGGCCAGCGCAAATATCGTCACCGTCACCGACTCTTCCTTCGATTCCGACGTTCTGAAATCCGACAGCCCCGTGCTCGTCGATTTCTGGGCCGAATGGTGTGGACCCTGCAAAATGATCGCCCCGATTCTTGACGAGATCGCCTCGGAAAATTCCGCCATCAAGATCGCCAAGATCGACGTGGATGCCAATCCCGCGACTTCCAGCAAGTTCGGCGTTCGCGCCATTCCGACACTGCTCATCTTCAAAGGTGGCGAAGTGGTGGATAAAATCGTCGGCCTCGCCAGCAAAAAAGCCTTGGTGGACAAGCTGGCTGCGGTCGCCTAA
- the moaC gene encoding cyclic pyranopterin monophosphate synthase MoaC produces the protein MTAGSQLTHVDATGAARMVDVGAKPVIQREAVASGEITLSSEVIRLIQSDAIAKGNVLAVARVAAIQAVKNTASLIPLCHTLPIDAASVDFEWSSNGLTIRCTVRTTAKTGIEMEALTGVSVAALTIYDMCKAVDKSMSINGIQLVSKTKTPL, from the coding sequence ATGACCGCTGGTTCGCAACTGACTCACGTCGATGCCACCGGCGCGGCTCGCATGGTCGATGTCGGAGCCAAGCCAGTCATTCAGCGCGAGGCGGTCGCCAGCGGGGAGATCACCTTGTCGTCCGAAGTCATCCGGCTGATCCAGTCGGATGCGATTGCCAAGGGAAACGTCCTCGCGGTGGCTCGCGTCGCCGCGATTCAGGCGGTCAAAAACACGGCGAGTCTCATTCCACTCTGCCACACCCTGCCGATTGATGCGGCCAGCGTCGATTTTGAGTGGAGTTCCAATGGGCTCACCATTCGCTGCACCGTCCGCACCACGGCGAAAACCGGCATCGAAATGGAGGCGCTCACTGGCGTTTCCGTGGCTGCGCTGACCATTTACGACATGTGCAAAGCCGTGGACAAATCCATGTCCATCAACGGAATCCAACTCGTCTCGAAAACGAAAACACCTCTATGA
- a CDS encoding MogA/MoaB family molybdenum cofactor biosynthesis protein: MNPQVGIITVSDRASIGVYEDRGGPALAEACKNYGWTVAADVLVPDEIDAIACAVESLEVQGCQLILTTGGTGVALRDVTPEAIRSVMRVELPGFGEIMRAESMKITPNAILSRAMAAIVGKSLVIALPGKPSGAVECLSFVSGTIPHAVEIAARIPTSC; encoded by the coding sequence ATGAATCCTCAAGTTGGCATCATCACCGTCTCCGACCGCGCTTCCATCGGCGTTTACGAAGACAGGGGCGGCCCCGCACTGGCCGAAGCTTGCAAGAACTACGGTTGGACCGTGGCCGCAGACGTGCTTGTTCCCGATGAGATTGATGCCATCGCTTGCGCCGTCGAATCGCTTGAAGTCCAGGGCTGCCAGCTCATTCTCACCACCGGCGGCACGGGTGTCGCCCTGCGCGATGTTACGCCCGAGGCCATCCGCAGCGTCATGCGAGTCGAACTCCCCGGTTTTGGAGAAATCATGCGCGCCGAGTCGATGAAGATCACGCCGAACGCCATTCTTTCCCGCGCCATGGCTGCCATCGTCGGCAAATCGCTCGTCATCGCGCTTCCCGGCAAACCCAGCGGCGCGGTCGAATGTCTCAGCTTCGTCTCCGGGACGATTCCCCATGCGGTGGAAATCGCCGCCCGCATTCCGACGAGCTGCTAA
- a CDS encoding glycosyltransferase family 2 protein: MSKRIDAARSRFSITPFMSEIPAKPATGIHGVMVVRNEWDVIAFNLLHHLRLGLDRIHVVDNGSTDGTEALLETMSRMGPVSVTRHDGPFEQKRITNELAQTALAQGAKWIVPIDADEFWDPGSRKLATIFRRCKDEEPGQRVAVQNYFVPMSERSPRLSCALHARWVTVETLEQSKTNREDARDGRIPVSLLEPLHKCFFRADRGLLIEQGGHRWEGMSRKSKFAADLIIHHLPHRHQQKTEERRKAGERILASPDYVLGNSWHLTRLVSMNAMQLASEWMASSVHRGELRHGDRRFAMREDDSLYRLLHPLRKAAKKIHREAGVSPRLRWFGTRW, translated from the coding sequence ATGAGCAAGCGGATTGACGCGGCCCGCAGCCGGTTTAGCATCACGCCCTTCATGAGCGAAATCCCAGCCAAGCCAGCGACGGGCATTCACGGTGTGATGGTCGTGCGCAACGAGTGGGACGTGATTGCTTTCAACCTGCTGCATCATCTCCGACTCGGGTTGGATCGGATTCACGTCGTGGACAATGGCTCGACGGATGGCACAGAGGCGTTGCTGGAAACGATGAGCCGAATGGGACCCGTATCGGTGACGCGACACGACGGGCCCTTCGAGCAAAAACGCATCACCAACGAACTCGCTCAAACCGCTCTCGCGCAAGGTGCGAAATGGATTGTGCCAATCGACGCGGACGAGTTCTGGGATCCGGGTTCCAGGAAACTGGCGACGATTTTTCGCCGCTGCAAAGACGAGGAACCAGGCCAGCGTGTGGCGGTGCAAAATTATTTTGTGCCCATGTCGGAGCGCAGCCCGCGGCTGAGTTGCGCCTTGCACGCGCGCTGGGTGACGGTTGAGACTTTGGAGCAGTCCAAAACGAATCGGGAAGATGCCCGCGATGGCCGGATTCCGGTGAGTCTGCTGGAGCCGTTGCACAAGTGCTTCTTTCGCGCCGACCGCGGTCTGCTCATCGAACAGGGCGGCCACCGCTGGGAGGGCATGTCTCGCAAAAGTAAATTTGCCGCAGATTTGATCATCCACCATCTGCCGCATCGTCATCAGCAAAAAACGGAGGAACGCAGGAAAGCCGGGGAACGAATTCTCGCGTCACCGGACTATGTGCTGGGAAACAGCTGGCATCTGACTCGCCTCGTTTCGATGAATGCCATGCAACTCGCCTCGGAATGGATGGCTTCCTCGGTGCATCGCGGGGAATTGCGACATGGCGACCGCCGTTTTGCCATGCGCGAGGACGACTCGCTGTATCGCCTGCTCCATCCGTTGCGAAAGGCGGCCAAAAAAATCCATCGCGAGGCCGGGGTCAGTCCAAGGCTGCGCTGGTTTGGGACGCGCTGGTAG